Proteins encoded by one window of Chloroflexota bacterium:
- a CDS encoding ADP-ribosylglycohydrolase family protein, with protein MSDLLNKAYGCLMGVALGDAMGMPSSLWTPRQIKERFGRIEGFLPGPADHPIHAGLRAGQVTDDTQQTLCLAKAIIERGAVVAEAVAAALVQWAIDNRALETDLLGPSSKRALSLLLQGVPCQQAGQYGDTNGAAMRISPIGIIHPGDIPGVVADTEIACLPTHGTSLAISGAAAIACAIASCLGGEGSVDGVVAASKEGAILGRERGREVPGPAIDKRIDWAVRIARRGSSPGEAYADLYDYIGATVAIAETVPAALGLFVLAEGDPLKTVLYAANMGGDCDTIGAIAGGIAGAFTGVGAFPGEYIELIEEVNNLNLRQLAQQLLALTT; from the coding sequence ATGAGTGATCTTTTGAATAAAGCTTACGGTTGTCTGATGGGGGTGGCTCTGGGTGATGCGATGGGGATGCCCTCCTCCCTTTGGACGCCAAGACAGATAAAGGAGCGTTTTGGCCGAATCGAGGGGTTTCTACCCGGTCCAGCGGATCATCCCATCCACGCTGGGCTGAGGGCTGGTCAAGTGACTGATGATACCCAACAGACGCTCTGTTTGGCCAAGGCGATCATTGAGAGGGGAGCAGTAGTCGCCGAGGCCGTGGCGGCGGCCTTAGTGCAGTGGGCTATAGATAATAGGGCCCTGGAAACAGATCTGCTTGGCCCCAGCTCAAAGCGGGCCCTCTCTCTATTGCTTCAGGGTGTCCCTTGCCAGCAGGCCGGACAGTACGGTGATACCAATGGGGCAGCGATGCGGATCAGCCCCATCGGGATCATCCATCCAGGGGATATTCCTGGCGTTGTGGCTGACACAGAGATCGCCTGTTTGCCAACCCATGGCACGAGTCTGGCCATCTCCGGCGCTGCGGCCATCGCCTGTGCTATCGCCAGTTGCCTGGGTGGCGAGGGAAGTGTGGATGGGGTCGTAGCCGCCAGCAAGGAGGGGGCGATTTTGGGTAGGGAGCGGGGTAGGGAAGTGCCGGGTCCGGCTATAGATAAGCGCATAGATTGGGCTGTGCGGATAGCCAGGCGAGGGTCATCACCAGGGGAAGCCTACGCCGACCTCTATGACTATATTGGAGCAACGGTAGCCATAGCCGAGACGGTGCCGGCGGCCCTGGGTCTATTCGTGTTGGCCGAGGGGGACCCGCTGAAGACTGTTCTATATGCGGCGAATATGGGTGGTGACTGTGACACTATTGGGGCTATCGCTGGTGGCATCGCCGGGGCCTTCACAGGTGTAGGAGCTTTTCCCGGAGAATATATAGAGCTGATCGAGGAAGTCAACAACCTGAATCTGCGGCAGCTGGCGCAA